From Drosophila yakuba strain Tai18E2 chromosome 2L, Prin_Dyak_Tai18E2_2.1, whole genome shotgun sequence, one genomic window encodes:
- the LOC6528583 gene encoding UNC93-like protein, protein MVYPSDTSDANNEELALEHSAPRGNVHGNGNGTGTGSAAGTTTAPNGDNKINQRHYEPAERFIITKNVVVIGLAFMIHFTAFHGTSNLQSSVNADKALGTTTLAVIYGSLILSNIFLPMTVIRWFGCRLTMALALFAYMPYIAAQFYPRFETLIPAALMVGFGGGPLWCSKCTYLSTVSEALTQVRGNKSRKDVNTVKFFGLFFIFYQMAQVWGNLISSSVLTLSAPAAQSPANDSFELEVQRELERTRVAELCGARFCPGVGAEANPNLVPPAPEQIQLLNSIFLTCMAAAVVMMIFGVSSLKRYGVKRGDTGDGMSGLKLLTVTINLLRKRRQILMLPITMFIGLEEAFLAVDFTRSFVACGWGISRIGFAMICFGVANAVAAGIAGALVERIGRVCLAGLCAVVNLCLLTYMYSWEAREGDYLSYCTFAAIWGICDGVWLVVVNAFYGILFPNHLIAAYSNFRLWESTGSVIGYVISSQLCTSTKLVILIVFILVGCVGYGLIEYRFWRKQKNLEVMLSD, encoded by the exons ATGGTCTACCCCAGTGACACGTCGGACGCCAACAACGAGGAGCTGGCGCTGGAGCACAGTGCCCCACGTGGCAATGTCCATGGTAACGGCAACGGAACTGGCACTGGCAGTGCGGCCGGGACCACAACTGCTCCGAACGGGGACAACAAAATCAATCAGCGCCACTACGAGCCGGCCGAGCGCTtcatcatcaccaaaaatgtGGTCGTGATAGGCCTGGCTTTCATGATTCACTTCACGGCCTTCCACGGCACATCGAACCTGCAGAGCTCGGTGAACGCGGATAAGGCCCTGGGCACCACCACGCTGGCTGTCATCTACGGCTCGCTGATACTGTCCAACATCTTCCTGCCGATGACCGTGATAAG ATGGTTCGGTTGCCGGTTGACCATGGCGTTGGCCCTCTTCGCCTACATGCCCTACATAGCCGCCCAGTTTTATCCGCGCTTCGAGACCCTGATCCCGGCGGCCCTGATGGTGGGCTTCGGTGGCGGCCCACTGTGGTGCTCCAAGTGCACCTACCTCTCCACCGTCTCGGAGGCACTTACCCAGGTGCGAGGCAACAAGTCACGCAAGGATGTGAACACCGTCAAGTTCTTTGGCCTGTTCTTCATCTTCTACCAGATGGCCCAGGTGTGGGGCAACCTCATCTCCTCCTCTGTTCTCACCCTGAGTGCTCCTGCTGCCCAATCCCCGGCCAACGATTCATTCGAGTTAGAAGTGCAGCGGGAACTGGAGAGAACCAGGGTGGCCGAGCTCTGCGGGGCCCGCTTCTGTCCGGGAGTGGGAGCAGAGGCGAATCCGAACCTGGTGCCCCCAGCTCCGGAGCAAATCCAGCTGCTCAACTCCATCTTCCTCACCTGCATGGCAGCCGCGGTGGTCATGATGATCTTCGGCGTGAGCTCCCTCAAGCG CTACGGAGTAAAGCGCGGCGATACTGGCGACGGAATGTCGGGGCTGAAGCTCCTCACGGTGACCATTAATCTACTGCGCAAACGTCGCCAGATCCTGATGCTGCCCATCACGATGTTCATCGGGCTGGAGGAGGCCTTTCTGGCCGTCGACTTCACCCGTTCGTTTGTGGCCTGCGGTTGGGGCATCTCCCGGATCGGGTTCGCCATGATATGCTTTGGCGTGGCGAATGCGGTGGCTGCAGGGATCGCTGGCGCCCTGGTGGAGCGCATCGGACGAGTCTGCCTGGCCGGACTGTGTGCCGTGGTCAACCTCTGCCTGCTCACCTACATGTACAGCTGGGAAGCGCGGGAGGGCGACTACCTGAGCTACTGCACCTTTGCGGCCATTTGGGGCATCTGCGATGGAGTCTGGCTGGTTGTGGTCAATG CTTTTTATGGCATCCTGTTTCCGAACCATCTGATTGCCGCTTATAGCAACTTCCGCCTGTGGGAAAGCACTGGTTCTGTTATCGGCTACGTCATCAGTTCGCAGCTCTGCACCTCCACGAAATTGGtgattttaattgtttttattttagtagGCTGCGTGGG ATATGGCCTCATCGAGTACCGCTTTTGGCGAAAGCAAAAGAACTTGGAAGTCATGCTGAGTGACTGA